CCCGATTGTCTAAACGCGTCGAGCTGCACTGCCATTCGATCTTCTCCGACGGGACTCTGACCCCGGCGGAGCTCGTCTCGCGCGCGGTCAAGAACGGCGTCGAGCTGCTGACGCTGACCGACCACGACAGCGTCTCCGGCGGGCCGGAGCTGTTCGCCGCCGCGGAGGCGGAAGGGCTGTCCGTCCGCCTCGGCATCGAGATCAACTGCGCCGGCGAGGGCGCCGCCGACCGGGTCCATATCCTGGGCTACGGCATCGATCCCGTCTCGCCCGGCTTCGCCGAGCGCCTGGCGGAGTTCCGCGAGCGCCGCGCCGTGCGCTCGAAGCGCATCGTCGAGAACCTGCGCGCGCTGGGCATCGCCATCGAGTTCGCCGACGTCCGGGCCGGAGCGCACGAGACCCTCGGCCGTCCGCACGTCGCCGACGCGCTGCGCCGCCTCGGCGTCGTCCGCAGCCGCAAGGAGGCCTTCGAGCGCTTCCTGATCAGGGGCAAGCCCGGCTACGTCGAGTCGATGGGACCGAGCCCGGCCGAGGCGATCGCGCTGATCCGCGACGCCGGCGGGACCGCCTGCCTCGCGCATCCGCAGACCGCGGGCAAGGAGAACGAGCTCGACGAGCTCTTCCGCTCCGGCCTTCAGGGCGTCGAGGTCAATTACTCGGGGCATACGCCCTCGCAGGTCCGGACCTACGGCGACTGGGCCAAGAGCAAGGGTCTTCTGGCGGTCGGCGGCTCGGACTTCCACGGCCCGAACACCGGCCGGGAAGAGCGTCTCGGAATCGAGTATGATGACGCCGCCTACGCCGCCGTCATGGAACGGATAGAGAAATGCTAGTCATCGCCCACCGCGGAGCCAGCGGCCACGCGCCCGAGAACACGATGGCGGCCTTCCTGCGCGCCCTCGCGATGGGGGCGCCCGCCATCGAGCTCGACGTCCACCAGACCCTCGACCACGAGCTCGTCGTCGCTCACGACGACGACCTCAAGCGCTGCGGCCGCGACAAGCGCCGCATCAAGAACCTGCATTGGGACGACCTCGCGCGCGTCGACGTCGGCTCCTGGTTCGGCAAGGAGTTCACCGGAGAGCGGCTTCCTCGGCTCGAGGACGTCTTCGACATCCTGCCGCCGTCGGTCGAGCTCCACGTCGAGATCAAGCGCGGCTCCTCCGTCTATCCCGGCATCGAGGAACGCGTGGTGGACCTGATCCACAAGCGCGGCGCCTCGGCCCGCACGGTCGTCTCGAGCTTCGACCACGCCGCCCTGTACTCGGTGCGCTCGCTCGACGAGAAGGTGCGCATCGGCTACCTTTTAGGCCTGACGACCCTGCAGACCGCGCTGCGAGAGATGAAGGACATCGACGCCGAGAGCCTCAACCTCAGCGTGCGCCAGACTTTGGCGCGCACGGTCAAGGCGGCTCACGACCGCGAACGAAAGATCCTCGTCTACACGGTCAATACGCCCGTCGAGCGCGACCGGCTGAACAAGCTCGGCGTGGACGGCATCTTCTGCAATTACCCGGAGCTGAACCTGTGGCGCTGAACCCGACCGAGTCCGAGCTCGAGAACGAAGCCGCCCGTCTCGCCGACAAGGGGCTGGCCGGCCTCGGCTATCGCGACGAGGAGCTCGAGCGCGCCGCGCGCCTGACCTGGAGGATCAACCGGCTCAAGAAGGAGAAGAAGGCCGTCATCCCGGCGCACGTCTACCAGCGGCCGGAGATCCTCCTCGGCGTGGCCGACTTCGTCGGCGACTCGTACAAGCTGGCGAAGCTCGGCGCGGCTTCCGACGCGAAGACCATCGTCTTCTGCGGCGTCCGCTTCATGGCGGAGACGGCCAAGATCCTGAGCCCGGATAAAGAGGTCCTGCTGCCGGCCCCGGAGGCGGGGTGCTCTCTGTCCGAATCCATAACGGCGGCCGACGTTCGGGCGCTGAAGAAAAAGCACCCGGGCGCTCCGGTGGTCGTGTACATCAACACCACCGCGGCGGTGAAGGCCGAGTGCGACGTCGTCGTCACGAGCGCGAACGCGCCGAAGATCATGCGCAAGCTCTATGAGGAGCACGAGAAGGTCATCTTCGCCCCCGACGCGATGATGGGCAGGAACCTCGCCAAGGAGCTCGGCAAGACGATCGGCAAGGACCTGATCATCTGGGAAGGTTCGTGCATCGTGCACGACAACTTCGACGCGGCGTCGGTCGAGTTCTACCGCAAGATGTACCCCGGCGTGAGGATCCTCGCCCATTTCGAATGCACCCCGGCGCTGACGAGCGTCGTCGACTACATCGGCGGCACCGGCGACATGATGAAGTGGGTGGACGACCACAAGGCGTCCTCCTACATGCTCATCACCGAGTGCGGCCTCGGCGACCTCGCGCGCACGAAGTTCCCGGATAAGACGTTCGTCCCGATGTGCCGCCTGTGCCCGCACATGAAGGCCGTGACCCTGGAGCGGGTGCTCTCGGCCCTGGAACGCCCGACGGCGTCCCAGCGCATCGAGGTGCCCGCGGCCGTCGCCGCCCGGGCGCTGCGCCCGATCGAGCGCATGTTCGAGCTCGCCGACGACAAGGCGGCGGCGTGAGCTCCTGGGTGTCCTGGTCGGCGGAGGCGTTCGCCCGCGCCAAGGCGCAAGGCCTGCCGATCCTCGCCGCGATCGGGCCGCTCCCGCCCGAGCAGCTCAAGGCCGCCGAGGGCGAGATCTCCCGCCGCTTCGTGGCCGTGCTGGCCGATCCCGAGACGAGGCCCGACGCGGCCGCGCGCATCGGCGCCGGCCACGCGGTGGTCCTCGATCCGGACGGGGCGCGGCGAGCGGTCCTTCCGCTGCCCTCCGACGGCCTGGACGAGGAGCTCGCCTTGCTGGCCCTGGAGGCGGTCACGCCGCTGCGTCCCGACGCCCCGGCCCGCGCGGCCTGGACCGGGGCGGTGCGCTCGACGGAGCTCTCCGCGGCTCCCGACGAGGCGAAGGTCTCCGCCGTGTTCGCCGGGCTCGCCGGCCTTCCCGCCGAGGCCGACCCGGAGCTCGTCGAGGCCCTTCTGCACGCGGCGGGCGAGCGCGGCGACGCCGCGGCCCGCGCCCGGATGACGAAGGCGCTCGAGGTGCGCTGGGCCGGGTGGGACCCCGCGGCCCGCGCCTTCCTCTCGGGCGTCGGCTCGCCGCTCTCCCTGCACGCCCGCTGGGCGTCGCTGTTCTGGGACGCTCACGCGCTGACGGGCGAGGCCCGCTGGCGCGACGCCGCGGCCGCCGTCAGCGACCACCTGCTCCGCTCCTTGTGGGACTCGGGCGCGGGCGCCTTCCGCCGCGCCGGCAAGCGGGAGCCCGCCGTGTACCCGGCCGACGGCAACGCGCTGGCCGCCTCCGCTCTGCTCCGCGCCCACGCCTACGGCCATCCCGGCGCCGGCGAGGCCGCGATGAAGGCCCTGAGCTTCCTGCAGACGCGCCTCTACGATCCCGTCCTCGGCCTCCAGCATTCGGCCGGCGGCGACGGGGAGTCCGTGGTCGGCCTCCTCGGCGACGCCGCGGCGACGGCGCTCGCCTTCACCGACGGCTTCCTCGCGACCGGCATGAAGGCGCACCGGGAGTTCGCGGACGCGATGCTGCGCTTCCTCTTCCAGGAGCTCTGGGAGCGGGAGTCGGGCGGCTTCCTCGACCGGATCTCCCGCGCCGGCGACCCGGCGATCCTGCGCGAGCCGCGCGTGGACCCGGCGCTGAACGCCGCCGCCCTGGAGGTCTGCCGCCGCATGCATCACCTCAAGGGCAACCACAACTACCGGCGCTGGCTCGAGTGGGGCCTGCGGGGCGCCTGGAATGCGTGCCCCGACGGCGCCCCCTCCCTCGCCGGGCTGGCGCGCGTCGCCGACCTGCACGCGCGCGGCCGCCTGGATTTCGAGCTCGTCGGCCGGCCGGGGGAGCCGAAGGCGGACGCCCTGCTCGCGGCGGTGCACCGCCTCTATCTTCCGCGCAAGGTGATCTCCTTCGTCGATCCCGACGACCAGGACTACATCCTCGCGCACCGCCTTCAGGCCGAGTCGTACCCGCGCGTCTTCGGCTGCGGCCCGGACCTGCGCCGCCTGGCGGACGCGGCCGAGCCGCCGGGCGTGGCCGCCGTGGCCGACGCCGTGAAGGGGGAGAGCCGGTGAGCGGGGCGAAGCGCTTCGCCGAGGGCTTCTCGGACGACAAGGACTGGCGCAAGGCCGCCGCCGCCGCCGCGAAGGCGGCGCGCGCCCGGCTCGGCGTCGGGCCCTGCGACCTGGCGCTCGTGTTCGTCTCCGAGGCGTTCGAAGGCTTCGATCCCGCCGAGTTCTCGACCTTGCTCGCCAAGGGCTTGGCGCCCCTGCGCGTCCTCGGCTGCAACGCCAGCGGCGTCATCGCCGGCCGAAAGGAGGTCGAGCGGACGCCCGGCGTCTCGATCCTGGCCATGCGCCTGCCCGGCGTGCGCGTCCAGCCTTTCTCCTTTTCTCCGGCGGAGCTGGGCCGGTTCGAGAACGGGGCCGCGCTCGTCAAGGAGCTCGACCTCTATCCGAACGAGAGCCCGAAGTTCATGATCCTCGGCGACCCGGCGAGCGCCGATCCCGAGCGCATGGCCGCGCTGTTCAACGAGGCTTATCCCGGCGCGCCCCTCATCGGGGGCATGGCCAGCGGCCTGCTCCTGCACAAGCCCTCTTGGCTGCTGCTCGGCTCGCATGTCCTGACGCAGGGCCTGGCCGGCGTCGCCCTCGTCGGCCCCGTCGAGATCCAGACGGTCGTGGCGCAGGGCTGCCGCCCGATCGGCGATCCCCTGATCGTGACCAGGGCCGAGGGCAACGTCCTGCACGAGCTCGGCGGGCGCAACCCGCTCGAGGTCCTGCGCGAGACGCTGTCGAAGTGCACGCCCGAGGATCAGCGCCTCGCGCGCAGCTCCCTGTTCGCGGGCCTCGTCATGAACGAGGGCCGCTCGGAGTTCCGCCGCGGCGACTTCGTCATCCGCAACCTCCTCGGCTACGACGACAAGTCCGGCTCGCTCGTCCTCGGCGCGAACCTGCGCCGCGGCCAGACCCTGCAGTTCCAGCTGCGCGACGCGCACACCTCCGATCAGGACTTCTCGATGCTCCTGGGCGCGCTCCCCGAGACCGACGCCGCGCCCCGCGGCGCCCTGCTCTTCTCCTGCTGCGGCCGCGGCAAGGGCCTGTACGGAGAGTCGGACCACGACGCGACCTTGGTGCAGACCTTGCGCGGCCCCGTGCCGATGGCCGGCTTCTTCGCCAACGGCGAGTTCGGTCCCGTCGGCGGCCGCAACTTCGTCCACGGCTACACCTCGAGCCTGGCCCTCATCAAATAGCGGCCCGCCCGGGCCGGAATGTTGCGACCGCCCTTAAAACGATGTTCAAGCTGACGAGCCCGGCGTTCAAGCACGGGGAGACGATCCCGAAGCTCCACACCTGCGAGGGGAAGGATCCCTCGCCGGAGCTGGATTGGTCCGGCGCGCCGCCCGGGACGAAGAGCTTCGCCTTGATCATGGACGACCCGGACGCTCCCGTGGGGCTGTGGGTCCATTGGGTGCTCTACGACCTTTCGGGAGACCTCGCCGGCCTGCCGGGGAACCTGCCGAAGACGGAGCGCGTCCTGGGCGGGGCGAAGCACGGCGCGAGCTGGGGAGTGGACAGCTTCAGCCGGGTGGGCTACGGCGGTCCCTGCCCGCCTCCGGGCAAGCCTCACCGGTACGTCTTCAAGCTCTTCGCCCTGGACAAGGCCCTGGGCCTGCCTCCCCGGGCGACCGCGTCCGAGGTGGCCCGCGCCATGGAAGGGCACGTCCTGGGCCGCGCCGAGCTGATCGGCCTGTTCGAGCGCTTCGGCCCGGGCGCGTGAAGACGCGCAGGACCGCCGGGAAGGGCGGCGGCGCGCACGGCGATTTCCTCGACGGCCTGCTCGACAGCACGCGCCTCGTCGTCTACCTCAAGGACCTGGACGGGCGCTACCTCTACGTCAATCGGCGCTACGAGTCCCTCGCCGGCGTTCCGCGCGCGGCCATCCTCGGCAAGCGGGACCACGAGCTCTTCCCCGAGACGGTGGCGGACCTGTTCCGGACCCAGGACGCCCTCGTCGCCGAGCGCCGGGAGGCGCTCGAGTTCGAGGAGACGATCCCGCTGCCCGGCGGAGTCCTGTCGTTCATCACGGAGAAGTTCCCGCTGCTCGACGAGAAGGGGAAGGTCCGCGCGACGGGCGGCTTCTGCACGGAGATCACCGCCCAGAAGAAGCGGGCCGAGGAGGAGCTGTTCAAGATCCGCAGCCTCGAGTCGCTCGGCTTCCTCGCCGGCGGCATCGCCCACGACTTCAACAACCTCGTGACCGGGATCATAGCGAACCTCGAGATGCTGAGGGATGAGGTCAAGGCCTCCCGCGCCGCGCGCGAGCACCTCGACGACGCGGGGAAGATCTGCGAGAAGGCGGGGGCCCTGGCCCATCAGCTGCTGACCTTCGCCGACGGGGGCACGCCCGTCCGCCGGGTCTTCGCGCTCGGACCCCTGTTGCGCGGCGCGCCCCGACTCGTGCTCCAGGGGTCGAGGGTGCGCGACGAGGTGGACGCGCCCCGGGGACTCTGGGCCATCCACGGCGACGAGACCCAGATCTCCCAGATCCTCGGCAACCTCCTCGTCAACGCGCGCGAGGCGATGCCCGCCGGCGGGACCGTCGCGATCCGCGCCGAGAACCACGTCCTGGCCGAGCCCGCGGTCGACCTGAAGCCGGGCCGCTACGTCCGGATCACGGTCCGCGACGACGGCCCCGGGATACCGGCCGCGATCCTGACCCGCATCTTCGATCCTTATTTCTCCTCGAAGAAGCGGGGCAGCGGCCTGGGGCTGTCCATCGTCCACTCCGTCGTCCGCCGCCACGGGGGGCACGTCTGGGCGGAGTCCGTGGAGGGCGAGGGCGCCCGCTTCACGGTCCTGCTGCCGGCCGCCGCCGGCAAGGCCGGGAAAAAGAAAGCCGGACGCCTCATATAGGGATGATGGGGCGTCCGGCGTCGGGCTCCCCGGCCCGAAGGGCCGGGAGGCGATGGATCCTCTACTGCTTCTTCATCTCCATCCTGCACTTGGGGCACTTGCCCGGCTTGTCGGAGGTCGCGCAGCCCATCGGGCAGGCGTACGCGGCGCCCTTCGCCGCCTTATCCTTCTTGGCGAAGTGCTTGGCCGCCTTCTCCTGGAGCTCCTTGACCTTGGCGGCGTCCTTCGTGACGATGGTGACGGTGACGCCGTCGGCGATGTTGGCGACCGAGACCTCGGCGCCGGCCATGTGCGTCGGGCAGCCCATCTCGCAGGACTTGCCGGCCGCGTCCTTCTTGTCGTGGCCCTTCTCGCAATGACCGCAGTCCGCGCCGGCGCGCGCGGCGAGAAGCGCGAGGACGGCGATGAGGCTGAGCAAAGTGAAAGTCTTCTTCATGAGGGTGTCTCCTGCTCGAGGTCGAGCCGGCTCCAGGATACAATTTCTTCGCGGCGAGGCGCTCGCGTCAGCGCACGGCGTCGCGGAAGGCGGCGGTGAAGCGCGGAGCCAGGAGCTCCTGCGTCTCGGGCGTGGGCCAGACGACGCGGGACTCGATGTCGGCCTCGAAGGAGTAGGGCAGGTCCTTCTCGGCGGGCTGGAAGGTCACCCGGTAGCCGTGGGCGCCGGTGCGCTCGACGGTCCACGACGGGCGTCCGCCCGGAAGATCGAGCTCGCCGCCGAGGCGCTCGCCGAGCGACTTCTCGTCTCCGGGCAGCTTCCACTCGTGCACCAGCAGCAGGGCTTCCTCGGAGCGGTCGTCGTCCGTGACGACCGGCGCGCCTTTCGCGGCGGGCCGGTCGTTCGCGACGGGGGCGGGCGCGGGATGGGCCAAGGCGGAGAGGTCCGGCGCGGCGGGGGCGGGGAGGCGCGCGCCGCCGAGCTCGATGAGGACGGCGCAGGCGGCGATCGCCGCGTACGGCGCGTACGGCCTCCAAGCCGCGGTCCGGACGGGGACGGCCGCCGCGGGCGCCGCGACGCGCGCGGTCCGAGCGGGGGTCTCCGCGCGGACGACGGGCGCCGGGGCCGGCCGCGGGGCGGGCGCGGGGGCCAGCGCGGCCTTGAGCGCCGCCACCTGCTCGCGCAGGCGGGCGAGGGCCGCCTCGCGCTCGGCGAGGCGGGTCTTGGCGGCGAGCGCCGCTTCCTTCAGCTCCTCGGCGCGCTCCCGCATGATCTCGTCCTGGAGTCGCACGACGGTCTCGAGCGATCGTTCGGTGTCTATCATGGCGGCATCAGGATTGTAGCCGCCCGGCGTTAAGGAGTTGTTGCGTCCCGGTTCGAATCCGGTTAAGCCGGCAGGAAGACGAGGTTGTCCCAGATGCCGGGCAGGGACCGCAGGAACTCCGGGAGGTCGGCCGCGGCGAGGGGGACGGCCGCGCCGTCCTCGTCGAGGCGGTGGGCGGCGTAGCCCAGGGACAGCAGGTCGCGGCAGGCCGGCAGCGAGAACCTCTCTCCGTTGACTCCGGGCCAGATCTCCATCGCGATCGCGGGGCGGGACGCGCGCAAGGTCTCGAGTCCGCCGGCGAGGAGCCGCTTCTCCCCGCCCTCGACGTCGATCTTGATGACGGTGGGCGGCCGGTGCTCCTTCGCGTAGGCGTCGAGCGTGACGCAGTCCACCTCGAGCTCGGTCGTCCCCGGCGGCGCCGTCGCGGCCGCGGCCTCGCCCTCCAGCGTGTTGAACGACTCGCTGATCGGGTTGCGGAACATCGTCGCCTTCCCCGAGCGGTCCCACAGCGCGGCGTTGACGACGCGCGCTCCGGGGGCGTTGGCCGCCAGCCGCGCGTGGATCTCGGGCAGCGGCTCGAAGGCGTGGATTTCGCC
This genomic stretch from Elusimicrobiota bacterium harbors:
- a CDS encoding FIST C-terminal domain-containing protein, which codes for MSGAKRFAEGFSDDKDWRKAAAAAAKAARARLGVGPCDLALVFVSEAFEGFDPAEFSTLLAKGLAPLRVLGCNASGVIAGRKEVERTPGVSILAMRLPGVRVQPFSFSPAELGRFENGAALVKELDLYPNESPKFMILGDPASADPERMAALFNEAYPGAPLIGGMASGLLLHKPSWLLLGSHVLTQGLAGVALVGPVEIQTVVAQGCRPIGDPLIVTRAEGNVLHELGGRNPLEVLRETLSKCTPEDQRLARSSLFAGLVMNEGRSEFRRGDFVIRNLLGYDDKSGSLVLGANLRRGQTLQFQLRDAHTSDQDFSMLLGALPETDAAPRGALLFSCCGRGKGLYGESDHDATLVQTLRGPVPMAGFFANGEFGPVGGRNFVHGYTSSLALIK
- a CDS encoding FkbM family methyltransferase codes for the protein MTDHLAERRARFLALAADIPARCRLVERSEGNALARKLRKLALFRGRYVRWAAARAGLRPGVVELPLFWGARMRLPYTDDADFVTFYLVGAPGGPEYKLARWFIRNLRAGDSFYDAGASYGFYTMLAGEFIGAEGEIHAFEPLPEIHARLAANAPGARVVNAALWDRSGKATMFRNPISESFNTLEGEAAAATAPPGTTELEVDCVTLDAYAKEHRPPTVIKIDVEGGEKRLLAGGLETLRASRPAIAMEIWPGVNGERFSLPACRDLLSLGYAAHRLDEDGAAVPLAAADLPEFLRSLPGIWDNLVFLPA
- a CDS encoding PAS domain-containing protein produces the protein MKTRRTAGKGGGAHGDFLDGLLDSTRLVVYLKDLDGRYLYVNRRYESLAGVPRAAILGKRDHELFPETVADLFRTQDALVAERREALEFEETIPLPGGVLSFITEKFPLLDEKGKVRATGGFCTEITAQKKRAEEELFKIRSLESLGFLAGGIAHDFNNLVTGIIANLEMLRDEVKASRAAREHLDDAGKICEKAGALAHQLLTFADGGTPVRRVFALGPLLRGAPRLVLQGSRVRDEVDAPRGLWAIHGDETQISQILGNLLVNAREAMPAGGTVAIRAENHVLAEPAVDLKPGRYVRITVRDDGPGIPAAILTRIFDPYFSSKKRGSGLGLSIVHSVVRRHGGHVWAESVEGEGARFTVLLPAAAGKAGKKKAGRLI
- a CDS encoding YbhB/YbcL family Raf kinase inhibitor-like protein; translated protein: MFKLTSPAFKHGETIPKLHTCEGKDPSPELDWSGAPPGTKSFALIMDDPDAPVGLWVHWVLYDLSGDLAGLPGNLPKTERVLGGAKHGASWGVDSFSRVGYGGPCPPPGKPHRYVFKLFALDKALGLPPRATASEVARAMEGHVLGRAELIGLFERFGPGA
- a CDS encoding PHP domain-containing protein, with protein sequence MSKRVELHCHSIFSDGTLTPAELVSRAVKNGVELLTLTDHDSVSGGPELFAAAEAEGLSVRLGIEINCAGEGAADRVHILGYGIDPVSPGFAERLAEFRERRAVRSKRIVENLRALGIAIEFADVRAGAHETLGRPHVADALRRLGVVRSRKEAFERFLIRGKPGYVESMGPSPAEAIALIRDAGGTACLAHPQTAGKENELDELFRSGLQGVEVNYSGHTPSQVRTYGDWAKSKGLLAVGGSDFHGPNTGREERLGIEYDDAAYAAVMERIEKC
- the nadA gene encoding quinolinate synthase NadA, which gives rise to MALNPTESELENEAARLADKGLAGLGYRDEELERAARLTWRINRLKKEKKAVIPAHVYQRPEILLGVADFVGDSYKLAKLGAASDAKTIVFCGVRFMAETAKILSPDKEVLLPAPEAGCSLSESITAADVRALKKKHPGAPVVVYINTTAAVKAECDVVVTSANAPKIMRKLYEEHEKVIFAPDAMMGRNLAKELGKTIGKDLIIWEGSCIVHDNFDAASVEFYRKMYPGVRILAHFECTPALTSVVDYIGGTGDMMKWVDDHKASSYMLITECGLGDLARTKFPDKTFVPMCRLCPHMKAVTLERVLSALERPTASQRIEVPAAVAARALRPIERMFELADDKAAA
- a CDS encoding glycerophosphodiester phosphodiesterase, producing MLVIAHRGASGHAPENTMAAFLRALAMGAPAIELDVHQTLDHELVVAHDDDLKRCGRDKRRIKNLHWDDLARVDVGSWFGKEFTGERLPRLEDVFDILPPSVELHVEIKRGSSVYPGIEERVVDLIHKRGASARTVVSSFDHAALYSVRSLDEKVRIGYLLGLTTLQTALREMKDIDAESLNLSVRQTLARTVKAAHDRERKILVYTVNTPVERDRLNKLGVDGIFCNYPELNLWR